The following proteins come from a genomic window of Clupea harengus unplaced genomic scaffold, Ch_v2.0.2, whole genome shotgun sequence:
- the LOC122129049 gene encoding NLR family CARD domain-containing protein 3-like, translating into MKPHCTGADDVLKKVMEKHKASLKRKFENISEGIIKPGAETLLNKIYTELYITEGESEGVNKEHEVWQVESASRAQTIEDTPINCNDIFKPLPGPEKNIRTVMTKGVAGIGKTVSVQKFILDWIDGVANQDVDFMFPLPFRELNLISGDQCSLHKLLLEFHPELKELKPGEEYKDCQVVFIFDGLDESRLPLDFQQNMISDLKQTSSVDVLMTSLIQGSLLPSAHIWITSRPAAASQIPAQCIDQMTEVRGFNDPQKEEYFRKRISDESQASKIISHIKASKSLHIMCHIPVFCWIAATVLQQMLDNTKDIPKTLTEMFIHFLLIQTRRKDQKYQSGTETDEEKLLKSQKEILLKLGELAFNNLENGNLMFYEEDLRKCGIDVSEASVYSGMCTEMFKEESVFHQRKVYCFVHLSIQEFLAAVFVFHSYVTENLEALKSLLSEEHKRSPYVSSLQSVLGLQSRVHLHVFLKSAVDEALKSRNGHLDLFLRFLMGISLESNQRLLKGLLNHEHSSSKSIKRICQYIKRLNREDLSPERCINLFHCLFEMNDHSMHQEIKKYLESPKNIKQKLSPAHCSALAHILLMSEEVLDEFELKKYNTSDEGRRRLLPAVRCYRKAR; encoded by the coding sequence CTGATGATGTCCTAAAGAAAGTTATGGAGAAGCATAAAGCCAGTCTGAAGAGAAAGTTTGAGAACATATCTGAAGGCATCATCAAACCAGGAGCTGAGACACTCCTCAataagatctacacagagctctacatcacagagggagagagtgaaggggtgaaTAAGGAACATGAGGTTTGGCAGGTAGAGTCAGCATCCAGAGCACAAACCATAGAAGACACACCAATCAACTGCAATGACATCTTCAAGCCTTTACCTGGACCCGAGAAGAACATCAGAACTGTGATGACCAAAGGtgttgctggcattggaaaaacagtctcagtgcagaagttcattcttgATTGGATAGATGGGGTAGCCAATCAGGATGTAGACTTCATGTTTCCCCTTCCTTTCCGTGAGCTGAATTTAATCAGTGGTGATCAGTGTAGTCTTCACAAGCTCCTGCTTGAATTCCACCCtgagctgaaggagctgaagcCTGGTGAAGAATATAAAGACTGCCAGgttgtgttcatctttgatggtttgGATGAGAGTCGATTACCTCTGGATTTCCAACAGAACATGATAtctgatttaaaacaaacatcatcAGTGGATGTTCTGATGACAAGCCTCATTCAGGGAAGTCTGCTTCCCTCTGCACACATCTGGATAACCTCACGACCAGCGGCAGCAAGTCAAATTCCTGCTCAGTGCATCGATCAGATGACAGAAGTACGAGGgttcaatgacccacagaaggaagagtacttcaggaagagaatcagtgatgagagTCAGGCCAGCAAAATCATCTCACACATTAAGGCATCTAAGAGTCtccacatcatgtgccacattccagtcttctgttggattgCAGCCACGGTCCTTCAGCAGATGCTGGACAACACTAAAGATATTCCCaaaactctgactgagatgttcaTTCACTTCTTGCTCATCCAGACCAGAAGGAAGGATCAGAAGTATCAGAGTGGAACTGAGACCGATGAAGAGAAACTTCTAAAATCTCAGAAAGAAATTTTACTGAAGCTTGGAGAACTGGCTTTCAATAATCTAGAGAATGGCAATTTGATGTTTTATGAGGAAGATCTGAGaaagtgtggcattgatgtcagtgAAGCCTCAGTGTACTCTGGCATGTGCACTGAAATGTTCAAGGAAGAATCTGTGTTTCACCAGAGGAAGGTCTActgctttgtgcatctgagcatccaggagtttctggcagctgtgtttgtgtttcactcttATGTGACTGAGAACCTTGAGGCTCTGAAATCCCTCCTCAGTGAAGAACATAAACGCAGTCCTTATGTATCATCTCTTCAATCAGTGCTGGGCTTACAATCTCGAGTTCATCTACATGTGTTTCTTAAGAGTGCAGTGGATGAGGCTTTGAAGAGCAGGAATGGACACCTGGATCTTTTCCTTCGTTTCCTTATGGGCATCTCTCTGGAGAGCAATCAGAGACTTCTGAAAGGTTTACTGAACCATGAACACAGCAGCTCAAAGAGCATCAAGAGAATATGTCAGTACATTAAGAGGCTCAACAGGGAAGATCTCTCTCCTGAAAGATGCATcaatcttttccattgcttatttGAAATGAACGATCATTCCATGCaccaagaaataaaaaaatatctggAGTCACCAAAGAACATCAAACAGAAATTGTCTCCTGCTCACTGTTCAGCACTGGCCCACATACTTCTGATGTCTGAGGAGGTCCTGGATGAGTTTGAACTGAAGAAATACAACACCTCAGATGAGGGACGCAGGAGACTGCTCCCTGCTGTGAGATGCTACAGAAAGGCTCGGTGA